One region of bacterium genomic DNA includes:
- a CDS encoding T9SS type A sorting domain-containing protein, with translation MRKFSVVFVVPLMLLALEKVNLVKDAGFEKDSDVWHTYTKTYGITSVAVANRHDPDKAFTGDFSGSGDTRTVPEQPGVPYVEDAFLTQGFYPGKTLEDLDTLCFQFSVEPFEHDTSKTCIAMALLYVNAGNPNYWEVGYLFRLPRIPIGNVPHLAFLEIINFPTDTLWHSFKRNIKEEIIDKAPYIPLDASLDSVVLWVEGHRVDIPWQGEKVYWDDISLNGYADYDVGIKGILSGDSVWKATGYTPTARIKNFGRKAADTFLVIAEIRKAETIVYADTLPYSLPADTEDTLSFKEFTPPDASNYTLIVRTIMDPDESDEDDEMSKTLYGSGIAETPSAIQLEITALSSIRYSIPSGEQGTISLYDPSGRRIESLCVQGEGQVAMKAGLSSGVYFVKLESGKTSVTKKAVVLR, from the coding sequence GTGAGGAAGTTTTCTGTTGTTTTCGTAGTGCCCTTGATGCTCCTTGCATTGGAGAAAGTGAATCTTGTAAAGGACGCAGGATTCGAGAAGGACAGCGACGTGTGGCATACATACACCAAAACCTACGGAATTACAAGTGTGGCAGTAGCTAATCGCCATGATCCAGATAAGGCTTTTACAGGCGATTTTTCTGGTTCTGGCGACACTCGTACCGTACCTGAACAACCCGGTGTGCCGTATGTCGAGGACGCATTCCTTACGCAGGGATTCTATCCCGGAAAAACGTTAGAAGACCTTGACACATTGTGCTTTCAATTCTCTGTAGAGCCATTCGAACATGATACTTCTAAAACATGTATAGCCATGGCTCTTCTTTATGTGAATGCGGGGAATCCCAATTACTGGGAAGTTGGATATTTGTTCCGATTGCCGAGGATCCCTATCGGCAATGTTCCTCATCTCGCATTCCTTGAAATAATCAATTTCCCGACTGATACCCTCTGGCATTCGTTTAAAAGAAACATCAAGGAAGAAATAATTGATAAAGCTCCTTACATTCCACTTGACGCAAGCCTTGATAGTGTTGTTTTATGGGTCGAGGGGCACAGGGTTGATATACCCTGGCAAGGCGAGAAGGTTTATTGGGACGATATTAGCCTCAACGGCTACGCGGACTACGACGTTGGTATTAAGGGTATACTTTCCGGCGATTCGGTCTGGAAGGCGACCGGCTACACACCTACAGCCCGGATTAAGAACTTTGGCCGTAAAGCGGCTGACACCTTTCTCGTGATTGCGGAGATTAGGAAAGCCGAAACCATAGTATATGCCGATACATTACCTTACTCCCTTCCCGCCGATACCGAGGATACGTTATCCTTCAAGGAGTTTACCCCTCCTGATGCCTCGAACTACACCCTAATCGTTCGCACCATCATGGACCCGGACGAGTCCGACGAAGATGACGAGATGTCCAAAACCCTCTACGGCTCGGGGATTGCCGAGACCCCCTCCGCCATCCAGCTTGAGATTACTGCACTCTCCTCAATCCGCTATTCAATCCCCTCAGGTGAACAGGGAACCATTAGCCTTTACGATCCTTCGGGCAGAAGGATTGAATCGCTCTGCGTCCAGGGCGAGGGGCAAGTGGCGATGAAGGCAGGGCTTTCGTCCGGGGTATACTTTGTAAAGTTGGAGAGCGGGAAGACGTCGGTAACGAAGAAGGCGGTGGTTTTGCGTTAG
- a CDS encoding T9SS type A sorting domain-containing protein, which translates to MITYSIPEDKGGAITAFDPSGRRVATFNVSRSGQTKMPSDLPSAVYFIRLESGSESITRKSVILR; encoded by the coding sequence GTGATTACCTATTCGATTCCCGAGGATAAAGGGGGTGCGATTACAGCCTTTGATCCCTCGGGCAGGAGAGTGGCGACATTTAACGTCAGTCGTTCCGGACAGACGAAGATGCCGTCGGACCTACCGAGCGCGGTCTATTTTATAAGACTTGAAAGCGGGAGTGAAAGCATTACCAGAAAGTCAGTAATACTGCGCTAG
- a CDS encoding response regulator, translating to MSIQTRRAFMPEEIINQIKPNILLVDDEKDFAQAMSTLLSAEGFQVSLAHSGTEALSVFDRNQFDLIVTDLKMPIMDGIELVRQVRKLNPNQPIVIVTGFPGQLTPWNRRLNETEEDVLELGSLSYLVKPFQPKRLIEVVKSAIEKNKTRPRKTIQEVQIRNLKAEKGGVNWVSKIAQKTLEENAESIDGLMAVGLADTSGRTLAQVNPAGIAPEHYCGRFAIIMSIMREIARETGSARIIQTLVESESSWNLAHFIGTSNYYLCIVAARKAPLGNLRTVIRKLAERFEKIVT from the coding sequence TTGAGCATACAAACAAGGAGGGCGTTCATGCCCGAGGAGATTATTAATCAAATAAAACCGAATATCCTTTTAGTCGACGATGAAAAGGATTTTGCCCAGGCGATGTCGACTCTTCTGAGCGCCGAAGGGTTCCAGGTTTCGCTTGCCCATTCAGGCACGGAAGCGCTATCGGTCTTTGACAGGAACCAATTCGACCTCATCGTTACCGATCTCAAGATGCCGATTATGGATGGAATTGAGTTAGTGAGACAGGTCCGTAAACTGAATCCTAATCAGCCCATAGTCATAGTCACGGGGTTTCCCGGACAGCTTACGCCTTGGAACAGAAGGCTGAATGAGACCGAGGAGGACGTTTTAGAGCTGGGTTCGCTCAGCTATCTGGTTAAGCCTTTTCAGCCGAAAAGGCTCATAGAGGTCGTAAAGAGCGCTATAGAAAAGAATAAGACGCGACCCAGAAAAACCATACAGGAAGTGCAAATCCGCAACCTCAAGGCGGAGAAAGGAGGGGTTAACTGGGTGTCAAAGATAGCCCAGAAGACGCTTGAGGAGAACGCCGAGTCCATAGACGGTCTAATGGCTGTGGGTCTTGCAGACACATCAGGAAGAACGCTTGCCCAGGTTAATCCGGCAGGCATCGCGCCGGAGCATTACTGCGGACGGTTTGCAATAATCATGAGCATAATGAGGGAGATTGCCCGTGAGACAGGCTCGGCAAGAATCATTCAGACGCTCGTGGAATCTGAATCCTCCTGGAATCTCGCCCACTTCATAGGAACAAGCAACTACTATCTCTGCATTGTTGCCGCGCGTAAGGCACCCCTCGGCAATCTGAGAACGGTAATTCGCAAGCTGGCGGAACGATTCGAGAAGATAGTGACTTAA
- a CDS encoding PAS domain S-box protein, protein MARNPARTLVKEPDFETQKKEGFFPRLVQNFFFWGFIGGIVTWFIGAWAESLFFMHNSYFYQFFNPSSYTLIVRIVVSLVFVFLGSMVELALKRYRRVQARRAKELSALFETSAAVSSILNESELYELIVEKVSKLIESDGCIVFGYDSEKKELAPRATSLKLYQSQIMKANIPLGQGITGRAALERRPILANNTHLDPNARRMPGTPEEPTCILAAPLISGDELLGCMSVLRLSEREFKTQDLELLSLFASQASEAAYRSRLFSRFLESEERFLRFESAVTDVIYRYDNVRKEYDFISPSLEMLTGYTMEDVKEHQTDFWENLIYKDDSARVRKAYADFQARDGDSSYNLEYRIVRRSGEVICVNERGNFETDHEGRITSFNGVVRDVTEQRRAEKQRSIKARLQERLRQTKTIADCLRLGCEAVRDAGLFKRAVFTTKNEKGETTNVGYVGVDPTLVEEMSRKPPASKEVFEKILREEFRISNSYFVPQESGVSKLIDDSGRYIPQNESAGEGEDAWRPGDELLVPMLSMDGNVESFLSVDTPYAGKRPERNVILYLEDITDMVARQIHELENLAALRESEERYRQFTERAMVGVYIYSADRFLYVNPEMEKILGYSREELLGMNPWELVLREDIEGPLRQRDEAKARGEKVPPSYEMRVRRKSGETAVLEVKSDSIVYLGIEAMLGNCVDITERKRVEEALRASEELNRAIVERSPLGVSMRDTKGSLISVNESWKKIWAIPADELELDIKRPRERLEFDERDDYLKEWQDDVRKIYSEGGYLHIPEVKVLKPRPGGAEWVSHHFYALKNPQGGVRLVVVLTEDITEHKKAEDALVDSEERYRSLTEKALVGVYIFSQDNKFLYANPAVEKIFGYTEKELAAMRDPWGIVLAEDMEKVVEKRARDIRDGKEVSPSYELRIRRKNGEIAVIEIKSHPINFKNKPAYLVNCIDVTERKRAEEALSREHTAFRIIAEASIHSEDIAGLCQSVISGLVEALGFDAATFRTYDAEERILNLVSHVGLREEEKKEIAYLQSIDDKRFVAALTARSRKPLIAPDVHEEKILKPYMDRLRIFSERSLISWPVSGGKGNLLGVLHLWARRRVDISSADKSFFERVSGMFAAVLERKQAEDAQRESEERYRAFTEEAMVGVYIYRDGRFLFVNKEMEKITGYSKEELIKNPPDILVLPEEEPFLKSREDAQKKGKPVPSQYTMHIRRADGRIAILELRTRPVIYEGTMAFLGNCIDVTEIRKVQEALSESEERYRVLTEEAMMGIYVASGDRFLFVNPAMEKITGYSREELMDMETSEIIMAEDIEMIKERKKRRKPGDPDQYNMNIKRKDGSKAVLEVRTRPLSREDNERVFLGNCIDVTELVMQRVQIERAKQEWERTFDSISDLVMILDSRQRIIRANRAVSEYAGTWFNKIIGKNYLEIFHLSGADARKSIPLLRIKSKFPEYFEIRDPLKNKTFSVSVAPVTDNSGDIVARVCVARDITEMRRIEEALVESEAQFRGFAESAQEIIFSLSHDGKVLYINPAIKEIFDYDPERIVGADLKAILDNFGVSATTRSTLTGNLFDEVLSEKTALFEIELEDSQKRIHVLEISAKRLPMQILGIARDITKRKRMEEQLVRASKLASIGVLAAGIAHQVNNPLAIMLATSTVLRDLITGAKDVPEALSDEASKYLDTMEMQVERTRRVVSGLLEFTQPKRGEVIPSDVNGILAEALELLAEPLALPGLDFELSLDENLPPVMVDRVALQQALVNIIQNACEAMDGKGTILLKTEAGAPDTVRVVISDNGPGIPSYIKEEIFEPLFTTKTDKKGTGLGLPVSVMLLERFGGSIRLEDTQGGGATFIVEIPVKGKESDDD, encoded by the coding sequence ATGGCGAGAAACCCCGCAAGGACTCTTGTAAAAGAGCCTGATTTTGAAACCCAGAAAAAGGAGGGTTTCTTCCCGAGACTGGTTCAGAATTTTTTTTTCTGGGGTTTTATAGGCGGAATAGTCACATGGTTTATAGGGGCCTGGGCCGAGTCGCTGTTCTTCATGCACAACAGTTATTTTTACCAGTTCTTCAATCCATCGAGCTACACTTTGATAGTAAGAATAGTGGTTTCGCTCGTATTTGTCTTCCTGGGTTCGATGGTGGAGCTTGCGCTCAAGCGCTACCGCCGGGTACAGGCGCGCAGGGCTAAGGAACTCAGCGCGCTTTTCGAGACGAGTGCCGCGGTTTCGTCCATCCTCAACGAGTCCGAGCTCTACGAGCTGATAGTCGAAAAAGTGAGCAAGCTCATCGAATCGGACGGCTGCATCGTTTTCGGCTACGACAGCGAAAAGAAGGAACTTGCGCCAAGGGCGACGAGCCTTAAGCTCTATCAAAGCCAGATAATGAAAGCAAACATTCCATTAGGTCAGGGTATAACCGGCCGCGCCGCACTCGAACGCCGGCCCATACTCGCCAACAACACGCATCTTGACCCTAATGCCAGAAGGATGCCAGGCACGCCCGAGGAGCCTACCTGCATCCTTGCCGCCCCCCTGATATCGGGAGACGAACTCCTGGGCTGCATGAGCGTCCTGCGGCTGAGTGAACGCGAATTCAAGACGCAGGATCTCGAGCTTTTAAGTCTCTTTGCGAGTCAGGCATCCGAGGCTGCATACCGTTCAAGGCTTTTTTCAAGATTCCTCGAATCCGAAGAGCGCTTCCTGAGATTTGAATCTGCAGTAACGGACGTTATATACCGCTACGATAACGTCCGAAAAGAGTACGACTTCATATCGCCTTCTCTAGAGATGCTCACAGGCTACACTATGGAGGACGTAAAAGAACATCAGACGGATTTCTGGGAAAACCTTATCTACAAAGACGATTCGGCAAGGGTAAGGAAGGCTTATGCGGACTTTCAGGCTAGAGACGGTGATAGTTCATACAATCTTGAATACAGGATAGTGCGCAGGTCGGGCGAGGTGATTTGCGTCAACGAGCGCGGTAACTTCGAGACGGACCATGAGGGCAGGATAACAAGCTTCAATGGCGTGGTGCGCGATGTTACCGAGCAAAGAAGAGCGGAGAAACAGCGCAGCATCAAGGCGCGGCTGCAGGAGCGGCTCAGGCAAACCAAGACGATAGCCGATTGCCTTAGGCTGGGCTGCGAGGCCGTTCGGGATGCAGGGCTCTTCAAACGCGCGGTGTTCACAACAAAAAACGAAAAAGGCGAGACGACCAATGTAGGCTACGTCGGCGTAGACCCAACGCTCGTAGAGGAGATGAGCAGGAAGCCTCCGGCATCGAAAGAAGTGTTCGAAAAAATTCTTCGGGAGGAGTTCAGGATAAGCAATTCCTACTTTGTACCCCAGGAGTCCGGCGTAAGCAAGCTCATCGACGATTCAGGCAGGTACATTCCGCAAAATGAATCCGCGGGCGAGGGCGAGGATGCCTGGCGTCCGGGCGACGAGCTTCTTGTGCCAATGTTGTCGATGGATGGAAACGTCGAGAGTTTTCTTTCCGTCGATACTCCATACGCAGGCAAGAGGCCTGAAAGGAATGTCATTCTCTATCTCGAAGACATAACCGACATGGTGGCAAGGCAGATACACGAGTTAGAGAATCTTGCCGCACTCCGCGAATCTGAGGAGCGCTACAGGCAATTTACGGAACGTGCAATGGTAGGGGTCTACATCTATTCTGCAGACCGCTTTCTGTACGTTAACCCGGAGATGGAGAAAATCCTCGGCTATTCGCGCGAGGAGTTGCTCGGTATGAACCCGTGGGAACTCGTTCTGAGGGAGGATATTGAGGGTCCGCTAAGGCAGAGGGACGAAGCAAAGGCGAGGGGTGAAAAGGTTCCGCCGAGCTACGAGATGCGAGTGAGGCGCAAGAGCGGCGAGACTGCGGTGCTCGAGGTCAAATCGGACAGCATAGTCTATCTTGGGATTGAAGCAATGTTAGGCAACTGCGTCGACATCACGGAGCGCAAAAGGGTTGAGGAGGCTCTCAGGGCGTCGGAAGAACTCAACAGGGCAATCGTGGAGCGCTCTCCTTTAGGGGTTTCAATGCGCGACACTAAGGGCAGCCTTATCAGCGTCAATGAATCATGGAAGAAGATATGGGCGATTCCTGCTGACGAGCTTGAATTGGATATTAAAAGGCCGAGGGAGCGCCTTGAATTCGACGAAAGGGACGACTATCTGAAGGAATGGCAGGATGATGTAAGGAAGATATATAGCGAAGGGGGCTACCTGCATATCCCTGAAGTAAAAGTCCTTAAGCCGCGGCCCGGAGGCGCGGAGTGGGTGTCGCATCACTTTTACGCATTAAAGAACCCGCAAGGCGGCGTTCGACTCGTGGTGGTGCTTACAGAAGATATCACCGAACACAAGAAGGCGGAGGATGCGTTGGTAGATTCCGAGGAGCGATACCGCAGTCTTACTGAAAAAGCGCTTGTGGGCGTCTACATCTTCAGTCAGGACAACAAGTTCTTGTACGCCAACCCCGCGGTCGAAAAGATATTCGGCTACACCGAGAAGGAGCTCGCCGCGATGCGCGACCCCTGGGGGATAGTCCTTGCAGAGGACATGGAAAAAGTAGTCGAAAAGAGGGCAAGGGATATCCGTGACGGCAAAGAGGTCTCGCCAAGCTACGAACTCAGGATAAGGCGCAAAAACGGCGAGATAGCAGTCATAGAGATTAAATCGCACCCCATTAACTTCAAGAACAAGCCGGCATATCTAGTCAACTGCATCGATGTGACCGAACGAAAGAGGGCTGAGGAGGCGCTCAGCCGCGAGCACACAGCTTTCAGGATAATCGCAGAGGCATCCATTCACTCCGAGGATATCGCAGGACTCTGCCAGAGCGTGATATCCGGTCTCGTAGAAGCCCTTGGTTTCGACGCGGCGACGTTCAGAACCTACGACGCGGAGGAGCGGATACTCAATCTTGTTTCGCACGTAGGCCTGCGCGAAGAGGAGAAGAAGGAGATAGCGTATCTTCAGTCGATAGACGATAAGCGATTTGTGGCTGCTCTGACCGCGCGATCGCGCAAGCCTTTAATAGCGCCCGACGTTCACGAAGAAAAAATTCTCAAGCCGTACATGGATAGACTCCGGATATTCAGTGAACGTTCGCTTATCTCCTGGCCCGTATCCGGAGGCAAGGGAAACCTCCTCGGCGTGCTGCACCTGTGGGCAAGGAGGCGCGTGGATATTTCATCTGCCGACAAGAGCTTTTTCGAAAGAGTCAGCGGCATGTTTGCAGCAGTCCTGGAACGCAAGCAGGCCGAGGACGCGCAGAGGGAATCGGAGGAGCGTTACAGGGCATTCACCGAAGAGGCGATGGTGGGCGTCTATATCTACCGCGACGGCCGGTTTCTGTTCGTAAACAAAGAGATGGAGAAGATTACGGGCTACTCTAAAGAAGAACTCATCAAGAATCCCCCTGACATCCTGGTGCTGCCCGAGGAGGAGCCATTTCTCAAGTCCAGGGAGGACGCCCAGAAAAAGGGCAAGCCTGTTCCCTCCCAGTACACGATGCATATAAGAAGAGCCGACGGACGCATAGCGATTCTTGAACTCAGAACAAGACCCGTTATCTACGAGGGAACAATGGCTTTTTTAGGCAACTGCATAGATGTGACTGAGATCCGCAAGGTTCAGGAGGCGCTCAGCGAATCCGAGGAGCGCTACAGGGTACTTACCGAAGAGGCGATGATGGGCATATACGTGGCGAGCGGCGACCGGTTCCTTTTCGTCAATCCTGCGATGGAGAAGATTACGGGCTATTCGAGAGAGGAGCTCATGGACATGGAAACAAGCGAAATAATAATGGCCGAGGACATTGAGATGATAAAGGAGAGAAAAAAGCGTCGCAAACCGGGAGACCCTGACCAGTACAACATGAACATAAAAAGAAAGGATGGAAGCAAGGCAGTGCTCGAAGTAAGAACCAGGCCTTTGTCGCGAGAAGACAACGAAAGGGTTTTTCTGGGAAACTGTATTGATGTCACGGAGCTTGTCATGCAAAGGGTGCAGATTGAGCGCGCCAAACAGGAATGGGAGAGGACCTTCGATTCGATATCGGATCTTGTAATGATACTGGATAGCAGGCAGAGGATAATAAGAGCCAACAGGGCTGTTTCAGAGTACGCAGGAACCTGGTTCAACAAAATAATAGGAAAGAACTATCTGGAGATTTTTCACCTCTCCGGCGCCGATGCGCGCAAGAGTATTCCGCTTTTGCGGATAAAATCCAAGTTTCCGGAGTATTTCGAGATAAGGGATCCTCTTAAAAACAAGACTTTTTCCGTCTCGGTTGCTCCTGTAACCGACAATTCCGGCGACATAGTCGCAAGGGTCTGTGTAGCTCGCGATATTACGGAAATGCGAAGGATAGAGGAGGCGCTCGTCGAATCCGAGGCGCAGTTCAGGGGTTTTGCTGAAAGCGCACAGGAAATAATATTCAGCCTCAGTCACGACGGCAAGGTGCTCTACATCAACCCGGCAATCAAAGAAATATTCGATTATGACCCTGAAAGGATAGTGGGCGCCGATCTCAAAGCTATCCTGGATAATTTCGGCGTTTCCGCCACGACCCGCTCGACTCTCACAGGCAATCTTTTCGATGAGGTTCTCTCCGAGAAGACGGCTCTTTTCGAAATCGAACTGGAGGATTCTCAAAAACGCATTCACGTGCTCGAGATATCTGCGAAAAGACTCCCGATGCAGATACTCGGCATCGCCCGAGACATCACCAAACGCAAACGAATGGAGGAGCAGCTCGTAAGAGCCTCAAAGCTGGCTTCGATAGGTGTGCTTGCCGCAGGCATCGCCCATCAGGTGAACAATCCTCTTGCAATAATGCTTGCGACGTCTACGGTTCTCCGCGACCTCATAACCGGAGCAAAGGATGTTCCGGAAGCTCTGTCGGACGAAGCGTCGAAGTATCTTGATACGATGGAGATGCAGGTTGAAAGGACTAGAAGGGTTGTTTCAGGTCTTCTCGAGTTTACCCAGCCGAAGCGGGGCGAGGTCATTCCTTCGGACGTTAACGGCATACTCGCGGAGGCGCTCGAGCTGCTCGCCGAGCCGCTTGCTTTGCCAGGGCTGGATTTCGAGCTTTCGTTGGACGAGAATCTGCCGCCGGTCATGGTCGACAGGGTTGCTCTTCAGCAGGCTCTGGTCAATATCATCCAGAACGCCTGTGAAGCCATGGATGGCAAGGGGACCATCCTCCTAAAAACCGAAGCGGGAGCTCCGGATACAGTCCGGGTGGTGATAAGCGACAACGGGCCCGGCATCCCTTCGTACATAAAGGAGGAGATATTCGAGCCTTTATTCACGACCAAAACCGACAAAAAAGGCACCGGACTTGGCCTGCCCGTGAGCGTGATGCTCCTGGAACGTTTCGGAGGAAGCATACGTCTAGAGGATACTCAAGGCGGAGGAGCGACTTTTATTGTGGAAATCCCTGTTAAAGGAAAGGAGAGCGATGACGACTGA
- a CDS encoding sigma-54-dependent Fis family transcriptional regulator, which translates to MTTEAPRERIRVLLVDDEKPFLEATSRALNTRGCVASVASSAADAITALETRFFDVVVLDLRMPGMDGLELMRKLSAERPTQKVVMVTGHATVSTAVEAMKLGAFEFLLKPVKIEDLLRVIQRGAELGSLERENIALKEELERRRGTDTIAGESDAVRSVKEFIANAAESNLPVLIIGESGTGKELVARAIHAQSGRSANQLVIVDGATLREELIASELFGHEKGAFTGAVSKKAGLFEVADRGSIFLDEIAELSTANQASLLRVIEYGTFRPLGGLREVQTDVRIIAATNQDTKRLVSEGRFREDLFYRLNGLSLRIPPLRERVQDIPVLTDFFLSRLNAANSSRIKISKDARDVLMGYSWPGNVRELLYVIERAALLARKEGLITPQFLPVFDSGDRNTEQKDVKSESLQALLEEKPTLAELSARYENFYISRLMKEFAGNKSEVARVLGISRSVLYEKLRRLGLD; encoded by the coding sequence ATGACGACTGAAGCCCCGAGGGAACGCATAAGGGTCCTTCTCGTCGACGACGAAAAGCCTTTTCTCGAAGCCACTTCAAGAGCGCTTAATACGAGAGGGTGCGTCGCAAGCGTTGCCTCCAGCGCCGCCGACGCCATTACCGCACTCGAGACGCGCTTCTTTGATGTGGTGGTCCTTGACCTGAGGATGCCGGGAATGGACGGACTAGAACTCATGAGAAAGCTTAGCGCCGAGCGGCCGACGCAGAAGGTCGTCATGGTTACCGGACATGCCACGGTCTCCACCGCCGTCGAGGCGATGAAGCTCGGAGCCTTCGAGTTCCTCTTGAAGCCGGTAAAGATAGAGGATTTACTCAGGGTCATTCAGCGCGGCGCGGAACTCGGCAGCCTTGAGCGCGAGAACATCGCTCTCAAGGAGGAGCTTGAACGCCGGAGGGGAACCGACACGATTGCAGGGGAGAGCGATGCCGTAAGGAGCGTGAAGGAGTTCATCGCCAACGCGGCCGAATCGAATCTGCCCGTTCTCATAATCGGCGAAAGCGGCACGGGCAAGGAGCTAGTTGCGAGAGCGATACATGCCCAGAGCGGCCGTTCTGCAAATCAGCTCGTTATAGTTGACGGTGCAACGCTGCGCGAGGAGCTTATCGCGTCCGAGCTCTTCGGACACGAGAAGGGCGCTTTTACGGGTGCGGTATCCAAAAAGGCCGGGTTGTTCGAGGTCGCCGACAGGGGAAGCATCTTTCTTGATGAGATAGCCGAACTCTCTACAGCAAACCAGGCGTCGCTTTTGCGCGTCATCGAATACGGCACCTTCAGACCCCTCGGAGGACTCAGGGAGGTTCAGACCGACGTGCGGATAATCGCCGCTACGAATCAGGATACTAAACGTCTTGTAAGCGAAGGCAGGTTCCGCGAGGACCTTTTCTACAGACTCAACGGCTTAAGCCTGCGCATCCCTCCTTTGCGCGAGAGAGTCCAGGATATTCCGGTTCTAACGGATTTCTTCCTTTCCAGGCTTAACGCTGCTAACTCATCACGGATTAAGATATCGAAGGACGCCCGGGACGTTCTCATGGGCTACTCATGGCCGGGAAATGTGCGGGAACTTCTTTACGTCATCGAGCGAGCGGCGCTCCTTGCGAGGAAAGAGGGCTTGATAACGCCTCAGTTTCTGCCGGTGTTTGATTCCGGCGATAGGAACACCGAGCAAAAGGATGTAAAATCGGAATCGCTGCAGGCTCTTTTAGAAGAAAAACCAACGCTTGCCGAACTCTCAGCCAGATACGAAAACTTTTATATTAGCCGGCTGATGAAGGAGTTCGCAGGGAATAAATCCGAAGTAGCAAGGGTTCTGGGGATTTCGAGGTCGGTGCTGTACGAAAAACTCAGGCGTCTTGGTCTTGATTGA
- a CDS encoding response regulator: protein MDKTSKKILFVDDESEFAVMMSKVLDLRGFFVQTANSGAHALKAYSSQEYDLVVTDLSMPGMDGIELVREIRKMNPSQRIIIITGFPSQMSQRQAFKLGTINYIVKPFSINRFLEVVAEALEEEDEDGLVGPIRLKCEDLIQMYALGAKNIVIEIMNAQNGDMGRVYIEKGKVVHAEVNKLKGEHAFYEIQSWNSGIFRTEALRGRIPHTIDRSPDALILEAARRCDEKPDSRVRLAKK from the coding sequence TTGGATAAAACTAGTAAAAAGATTTTATTTGTTGATGATGAGAGTGAATTCGCCGTAATGATGAGCAAGGTCCTTGATTTGCGGGGTTTTTTTGTTCAAACCGCGAATTCAGGCGCTCACGCCCTCAAAGCATACTCGTCCCAAGAATACGATCTTGTTGTTACCGATCTTAGCATGCCTGGCATGGACGGCATTGAGTTGGTGCGCGAGATCCGGAAGATGAACCCCTCACAACGAATAATAATCATAACGGGCTTTCCTTCGCAGATGTCTCAAAGGCAGGCTTTCAAGCTCGGTACAATCAATTACATCGTAAAACCCTTTTCAATCAACAGATTTCTTGAGGTTGTGGCCGAGGCGCTTGAGGAGGAGGACGAGGACGGTCTTGTAGGCCCAATAAGGCTGAAATGCGAGGATTTGATCCAGATGTACGCACTGGGAGCCAAGAACATAGTCATCGAGATCATGAACGCCCAGAACGGCGACATGGGCAGGGTGTACATAGAAAAAGGCAAGGTCGTTCATGCCGAAGTTAACAAGTTGAAGGGAGAGCACGCCTTTTACGAGATACAATCATGGAATTCAGGAATCTTCAGGACAGAGGCGCTCAGGGGTCGGATTCCGCACACGATAGACCGCAGCCCGGACGCCTTGATTCTCGAGGCTGCGCGCAGATGCGACGAAAAACCCGATTCGCGGGTGAGGCTTGCAAAAAAGTAG